Proteins encoded by one window of Streptomyces uncialis:
- the cynR gene encoding transcriptional regulator CynR has protein sequence MAPELRHLRYLLAVAEQGSFTRAAEELRISQPTLSQQVRQLERTLGAQLLDRSGRTVRLTDAGEVYAGHARRALRDLAAGERAVLDVADLSRGHLRLALTPTFTAYLAGPLAAALYDRHPGITLEVREMTQERIEAGLLADELDLGIAFHGPRPPGITATALFTETLSLVTATRNPAPGAVQEPLPVGELAERPLILLSADYATRAHVDAYLTAHRVRPRVVMEADSVQALTEIVRHTPLATVLPDAVTHDHPDLTRVPLEPPLPARTATLLRRENAYRSAASLAFTELARQHTRSLGPPPDEAAAPDGNPPPDEVPPPDEVAAPDEVPPPDDAPAPPGRPGRTTSRREG, from the coding sequence ATGGCTCCGGAACTCCGACATCTGCGCTATCTGCTGGCCGTCGCCGAGCAGGGCAGCTTCACCCGTGCCGCCGAGGAGCTGCGGATCTCCCAGCCCACGCTCTCCCAGCAGGTCAGACAGCTGGAGCGGACCCTGGGCGCACAGCTCCTGGACCGCTCGGGGCGTACGGTCCGCCTCACCGACGCCGGGGAGGTCTACGCCGGGCACGCCCGCCGCGCGCTGCGGGACCTCGCGGCGGGGGAGCGTGCCGTGCTGGACGTGGCCGATCTGTCACGCGGCCATCTGCGGCTCGCGCTCACCCCCACCTTCACCGCGTACCTCGCCGGACCGCTGGCCGCCGCGCTGTACGACCGTCACCCCGGGATCACCCTGGAGGTGAGGGAGATGACCCAGGAGCGGATCGAGGCGGGGCTGCTCGCCGACGAACTCGACCTCGGTATCGCCTTCCACGGCCCCCGGCCGCCCGGGATCACCGCGACGGCCCTGTTCACCGAGACGCTCAGCCTCGTCACCGCCACCCGGAACCCGGCGCCCGGTGCGGTCCAGGAGCCGTTGCCCGTAGGGGAATTGGCGGAACGTCCGCTGATCCTGCTCAGCGCCGACTACGCGACCCGGGCGCATGTCGACGCCTACCTCACCGCCCACCGGGTGCGCCCCCGGGTCGTGATGGAGGCGGACTCGGTGCAGGCGCTCACCGAGATCGTCCGCCACACCCCGCTCGCGACCGTCCTGCCCGACGCGGTCACCCACGACCACCCCGACCTCACCCGCGTCCCCCTGGAACCGCCCCTGCCCGCCCGCACCGCGACCCTGCTCCGCCGCGAGAACGCCTACCGCAGCGCGGCGTCCCTCGCCTTCACCGAGCTAGCCCGCCAGCACACCCGCAGCCTCGGCCCACCCCCGGACGAGGCTGCGGCCCCGGACGGGAACCCGCCCCCGGACGAGGTCCCACCCCCGGACGAGGTGGCGGCCCCGGACGAGGTCCCACCCCCGGACGACGCCCCGGCCCCTCCCGGCCGGCCGGGTCGCACCACGTCGCGCCGCGAGGGCTGA